The segment GTTCGCCCAGGCCGCAGGCGCGGACCTGCTCTACGTGGCCTATGAGCCGCCGGCACCGCAGAGCGAAGCGATCCTGGTGCCCAAGGGTTCGCCCATCCAGTCGGTCAAGGAACTGGCCGGCAAGAAGGTCGCCCTGAACAAGGGCTCCAACGTGCACTACCTGCTGGTGCGCGCCCTGGAAGAGGCCGGCCTGAAGTACAGCGACATCCAGCCCGTCTACCTGCCGCCGGCCGACGCCCGCGCCGCCTTCGAGCGCGGCAGCGTGGATGCCTGGGTGATCTGGGACCCCTTCCAGGCCGCCGCCGAAAAGCAACTGGAAGCCCGCACCCTGCGCAATGGCGAAGGGCTTGTGGATAACCACCAGTTCTACCTGGCGACCCGCACCTACGCCCAGAAGCACCCGCAGGTGATCAACACGCTGATCGAGGAAGTGCGCGCCGTGGGCGAGGACTCCAAGGCCGATCCGGACAAGGTCACCGAACAGGTCGCGCCGCTGCTGGGCCTGCCCAAGGAGATCACTTCCATCGCGGTTAAACGCCAAGGCTACGGCGCTCAGCCGCTGAGCCCGGAGGTCGTCACTGCACAGCAGAAGATCGCCGACACCTTCACCGCGCTGAAGCTGATTCCGAAAAAACTCAGCATCGCCGATGTGATCTGGACGCCGCCGGCCAAGGTCGCGCAGCAGTGACTTGAACCCCTCTCCCGGAGGGAGAGGGGACACCTTTAAGGAGACCACTCCATGAGCTTGAACATCTTCTGGTTCCTGCCGACCCACGGCGACGGCCACTACCTCGGCACATCCGAAGGCGCCCGTGCCGTCGACCACGGCTACCTGCAACAGATCGCCCAGGCGGCGGACCGCCTCGGCTTCGGCGGCGTGCTGATTCCCACCGGGCGTTCCTGCGAGGACTCCTGGCTGGTGGCCGCCTCACTGATTCCGGTGACCCAGCGCCTGAAATTCCTCGTGGCCCTGCGCCCCGGGATCATTTCGCCGACCGTGGCCGCGCGCCAGGCAGCCACGCTCGATCGCCTGTCCGGCGGTCGCGCCCTGTTCAACCTGGTGACCGGCGGCGACCCGGACGAGCTGGCTGCCGATGGCCTGCACCTGAACCATGAAGAGCGTTACGAAGCCTCGGTGGAATTCACCCGCATCTGGCGCCGCGTGCTGGAGGGCGAAACGGTCGACTACGACGGCAAGCACATCCAGGTGAAGGGCGCCAAGCTGTTCTACCCGCCGCTGCAGCAGCCGCGTCCGCCGCTGTATTTCGGTGGCTCCTCCGAAGCGGCCCAGGACCTCGCGGCCGAGCAGGTGGAGCTGTACCTGACCTGGGGCGAACCGCCGGCAGCGGTGAAGGAAAAGATCGAACAGGTACGCGCCAAGGCTGCCAAGCAGGGCCGCACGGTGCGCTTCGGCATCCGTCTGCACGTGATCGTGCGCGAAACCAACGAAGCCGCCTGGGCCGCCGCCGACCGCCTGATCGAGAACCTCGACGACGCGACCATCGCCAAGGCGCAGGCCGCCTTCGCCCGTTTCGATTCGGTGGGCCAGCAGCGCATGGCCGCCCTGCACAACGGTCGCCGCGACAAGCTGGAAGTCAGCCCCAACCTCTGGGCCGGCGTCGGCCTGGTGCGCGGTGGCGCTGGCACGGCGCTGGTGGGCGATGGACCGACCGTGGCCGCGCGGGTGAAGGAATACGCCGACCTCGGCATCGACACCTTCATCTTCTCCGGCTACCCGCACCTGGAAGAGTCCTACCGGGTTGCCGAGCTGCTGTTCCCGCATCTGGACGTGGCGCGTCCGCGCACCAACGACGGCCTCGGTTTCGTCAGCCCCTTCGGCGAGATGGTGGCCAACGAGGCGCTGCCCGAACCCAAGCTGCACAAGCTGGCGTCGCAGAGCTGAGGGCGCGGGGATGAAGCTCGATTCGATACTCCTGCGCCTGGCGCCCTGGGCCTTGCCCGTGGCGCTGCTGGCGATCTGGCAGGTCGCGGTGGAAACCGGCCTGCTCTCCACCCGCATCCTGCCGGCGCCGAGTGCGGTGCTGGCGGCGGGCTGGGAGCTTCTGTCCAGTGGTGAGATCTGGACCCACCTGGCGATCAGTGGCTGGCGCGCGGGCATCGGTTTCACCATCGGCGGCGGCCTGGGCCTGCTACTGGGCTTTGTCACCGGCCTGTCGAAGTGGGGCGAGCGCCTGCTGGACAGCTCGGTGCAGATGATCCGCAACGTGCCGCACCTGGCGCTGATCCCGCTGGTGATCCTGTGGTTCGGCATCGACGAGTCGGCGAAGATCTTCCTGGTCGCCCTCGGCACCTTGTTCCCCATCTACCTCAACACCTACCACGGCATCCGCAACGTCGACCCGGCGCTGGTGGAGATGGCGCGCAGCTACGGGCTTTCCGGCTTCGCCCTGTTCCGCCAGGTGATCCTGCCCGGCGCGCTGCCTTCGATCCTGGTGGGCGTGCGCTTCGCTCTCGGCTTCATGTGGCTGACGCTGATCGTGGCCGAGACCATTTCCGCCAGCTCCGGCATCGGCTACCTGGCAATGAACGCCCGCGAATTCCTGCAGACCGATGTGGTGGTGCTGGCGATACTGCTCTATGCAGTGCTCGGCAAGCTGGCCGACGTCGCCGCTCGTGGGCTGGAGCGCGTCTGGCTGCGCTGGCACCCGGCCTACCAGGCCAAGGGAGGTGCAGCATGACCGCTGCCCAGGCTCCCCAACGCCTCAAGCGTGGCATTCCGCTGGCGCTGCGCGGCATCGGCAAGTCCTTCGGCGAGCGCGAGGTGCTCAAGGGCATCGACCTGCTGATTCCGGCCGGTCAGTTCGTCGCCGTGGTCGGTCGCAGTGGCTGCGGCAAGAGCACCTTGCTGCGGCTGTTGGCCGGGCTGGATCAGCCCTCCCGTGGCGAACTGCTGGCCGGATCGGCACCGCTGGAAGACGCCCGCGAGGACACGCGCCTGATGTTCCAGGATTCACGCCTGCTGCCCTGGAAGCGGGTGATCGACAACGTCGGCCTGGGGCTGTCCGGCAACTGGCGTCCGCGTGCCCTGGAGGCCCTCGAAGCGGTAGGCCTGGCTGACCGTGCGCAAGAGTGGCCAGCGGCGCTTTCCGGCGGACAGAAGCAGCGTGTGGCCCTGGCCCGCGCGCTGATCCACCAGCCGCGGCTGCTGCTGCTGGACGAGCCGCTGGGCGCGCTGGATGCATTGACCCGCATCGAGATGCAGCAGCTGATCGAGCGCCTCTGGCAGCAGCACGGTTTCACCGTCCTGCTGGTGACCCACGACGTGAACGAGGCCGTGGCGGTTGCCGACCGGGTGATCCTGATCGAGGAAGGCGCCATCGGCCTCGATCTGCCGGTCGAGTTGCAGCGTCCGCGAGCTCGTGGCTCGGCGCGCCTGGCCGCGCTGGAAGCCGAAGTGCTGGACCGTGTATTGGCACTGCCGCCGGCCCCGCCGGAACCCGAGCCCCTTTCCCCCCTGCCCACGCAACTGCGCTGGGCGCTTTGAACCAAACCCCATACCCCGAGCAAAGGAATAACCGCCATGACCATCAAAGCCATCAACGTCCGTAACCAGTTCAAGGGCACCATCAAGGAAATCATCGAGGGCCCGGTGCTCTCCGAGATCGACGTGCAGACCGCCGCCGGCATTGTCACCTCCGTCATCACCACCCGCTCCGTGCGCGAGCTGGAGCTGGGGATCGGTTCGGAAGTGATCGCCTTCGTGAAGTCCACCGAGGTGTCGATCGCCAAGCTGTGATGCTTCGCTTTTCCTGTGGGGGCGAATTCATTCGCCGAGGACCGCCGGTCCCCGACCTTGCAGGGCAGTCCTGCGGACTGCTTCGCGAATGAATTCGCCCCCACAAGAGCAAGGCCCCCTGCAGTTTTGCACCGATCAAAAAACCAACCCCCGCATTTGCGGGGGTTGGTTTAATCCGGCTTTCGCTCAGCGCTTTCGCGGCGCCGGCTGCTGCTGGGTGATGCAGTGGATGTTGCCGCCGCCGAGCAGGATCTCGCGGCCGGGGACCATCACCACTTCGTGCTGCGGGAAGACGCGCTTGAGGATGGCCTCGGCCGTGGCGTCCTTCGCGTCGTCGAACTTGGGCGCGATGATGCCGCCGTTGACGATCAGGAAGTTCACGTAGGAGCCTGCCAGGCGGATCGACGGATCACGATCCTGGGTGCCTTCCACCAGGTCCACGCCGGCGCACTCTTCTTCGGTGGCGTAGATCGGGCCGGGGATCGGCATCTTGTGCACCACCAGCTGTCGGCCCTTGGCGTCGCGGACGCTTTCCAGCACCTTCATCGCCGCCTGGCAGCGCGGGAAGTTCGGGTCCTGCGGGTCATCGGTCCAGGCGAGCAGCACTTCGCCCGGACGCACGTAGCAGCAGAAGTTATCCACATGGCCGTCGGTTTCGTCGTTGTACAGGCCGTCCGGCAGCCAGATCACGGTTTCCACCGCCAGTTGCTCGCGCAGCACCGCCTCGATCTGTTCGCGGGAGAGGTGCGGGTTGCGGTTGCGGTTCAGCAGGCATTCTTCGGTGGTGATCAGGGTGCCTTCGCCATCCACGTGGATGGAGCCGCCTTCGAGCACGAAGCCGTTGGTGCGGTAGCGCTTGCAGCCTTCGATCTCCAGGACTTTGCGCGCCACCTGGTCGTCGCGGTTCCAGGGGAAATAGAGGCCGCCGTCGAAGCCGCCCCAGGCGTTGAAGGTCCAGTCCACGCCGCGCACCTCGCCCTGGTCGTTGACCACGAAGGTCGGGCCGGTGTCACGCACCCACGCGTCGTCGTTGGAAATTTCCACCACGCGGATGTTCGGCTCGTCGAGGCGTGCGCGGGCGTTCTCGTACTGTCCGGCGGAGACGCAGACGGTCACCGGCTCGAAGCGGGCGATGGCTTTGGCCACGGCGGTGAAGGCTGCTTGCGCGGGCTTGCCACCCAGGCGCCAGTTGTCGGGGCGCTCGGGCCAGACCATCCAGGTGCGGGTATGGGGTTCCCATTCAGCCGGCATGCGGAAGCCGTCGTCGCGGGGGAGGGTGTTCAGTGTGTTCATCGATCCACCATTGGTCTGTTCAGGATCTGCTGCGCGTCGCGAGATCCTGAGCCTTTCATGAAAGGACAGGGGCCAACCCGCTGGCGAACAGTGCATCGCCAACGGGCTGGCCCCTGAATCCGGGCTTACGACTCGAGGGAGCCGTCCAGGGTCTTGATCGGGGAGTATAGGTTCGGGCGGCGGTCGCGGAACACACCCCAGGCGCTGCGCACGTGCTCCAGGCGGTCCAGGTCGAAGCTGTGCACCAGGATGCCTTCCTCGGTCTCGTTGAGTTCCTCGACCTTCTTGCCGAACTGGTCGGCGATGAAGGAGGAGCCGTAGAAGGTGATGTCGTAGCCGTCCTGCTCTTCCTTGCCGATGCGGTTGGATGCCACCAGCGGCATCAGGTTGGCGCCGGCATGGCCCTGCTGCACGCGCTGCCAGTGGTCACGGGAGGTGATGCTGGCGTCGTGGGGCTCGCTGCCGATGGCGGTCGGGTAGAAGAGAATCTCGGCGCCCAGCAGCGCCATGCTGCGCGCGGCTTCCGGGAACCACTGGTCCCAGCAGATGCCCACGCCGATCCTGGCGTAGCGGGTGTTCCAGACCTTGAAGCCGGTATCGCCCGGGTTGAAGTAGTACTTCTCGTGGTAGCCGGGGCCGTCCGGGATGTGGCTCTTGCGGTAGACGCCCAGGTTGGCGCCGTCGGCATCGATGATGGCGATGCTGTTGAAGCGCGCGCGGCCGGCCTGTTCGAAGTAGCTGATGGGCAGCACGACCTGGAGTTCCTTGGCGACGTTCTGGAAATGCGCGATGGCTTCGTTGTTCTCGGTCGGGGTGGCCAGCTGCAGATAGTCCGGGTTCGGTTTCTGGCAGAAGTAGGGGGTCTCGAAGAGCTCCTGGATCAGGATGATCTGCGCGCCCTTGGCGGCAGCCTGGCGGACCAGTTTCTCGGCGTTGGCGATATTCGCGGCGCGATTCCAGGAACAGGCCATCTGGGTAGCGGCGACAGTAACGATGCGGGACATGGGGACACCTCGTCGGAACGTTTTTGAACCCATTGCCGGATATCTATCGGCGATTGGGGCTTTTCCGTGCCGGCGGGGTGTGGGCCGCCGTGCGGATGGCGACTTTATAGTCGATAAAAATCCGTATTGGAAGCGTGATTTTTCTATCGAGGCGGATTTTCTGATTTATTTGCCGATAAATATCGGGTTTTATCGGTTCAGATTTCTCGGGCCGTGGCCCGCTTTGGCAGGAAGGGCGGCAGATAGAGGCCGAGGTAGGCATCGAACACCCGCATGCCTTCCTCGGCCAGGCGCGGGGTGATTTCGCCGTGCAGCTGCACGGAGCGGGCGTAGACACGGTCGCCCAGTTCCATGGCCAGGGCGAAGACGTCGACATCCTCAGGCAGCGCCGGCAGCTCGAAGTGACGTTCGAACAGGGCGAGCATCAGCCGGCCCAGTTCGATGTCGTGCTGGCGGTCGGCCTGGGTGACTTCGGTGAGGCCGTGCTGGGCGAGGATCAGCTGGCGCGCGGCGGCGTCGGCTGCGTAGATCGACAGCATGCGCTCTTCCACCAGGCGTGAAAGGTCCTGCCAGTGGCGCAGGCTGTCGTGCTCGATGGGCTGCTGCAGGCAGGCTCGGAACGCCGCGTGGACGTCGGCGGTGAGGGCTTCGAGTATCGCCGGCACGCTGGAGAAGAAGTGATAGACGGAAGAGGGCGGCATCTCCGCGCGCTCGGCGACGCTGTAGATCGACAGGTTGGCCACGCCCTGCTCTGCCAGGAGGGTGCGGGCGGCGTCGAGAATCCCGGCGATGCGCAGCTGGCTGCTGGCGCGCGGTTTGCGGGCGGTGGCGTGGCGCGACATGGGAGGCTCCTTTCCGAAGAGCCGCTATTGGAATCCAGTCGACCGGGTCGGGGCAAGCGAACACGCAGCGATGGACACCGATCGCGATTGGAGTTCGTCGTGGGGTGCGCCCTGCGCACCGGGGCTGGTTGCGCGGGCGTTCCGGTGCGCGCGGCGCACCCTACCGGCTACTTGTTGCCTTCGCGGAAGGCCGTCCACACCTCATCGCGCGTAGCGCTGAGCTTGTCCGGCACGGGCTCCACCGGGAACAGGCGGCGCTTGGTTTCCTTGTCCGGGTACAGGCCGGGCTGGTCGCGCAGGCCTGCATCCAGATACTGACGGGCGTCGGCATTGCCGCTGGGGTAGAGGGTGGCACTGGTGACTTTCGCCGCCACTTGCGGACGCAGCATGAAGTCGATGAACCGGTGTGCCAGGTCGGCCCGCCTGGCACTGGTGGGAATCGTCAGGTTGTCGATGAACAGTACCGAGCCTTCATCCGGGACCATGAAACTCACCGGCTGGCCGGCCGCGGCGGCGTTCAGGGCATCGCCGACCCAGGCCATGGCCACGCACAGCTTGCCGGCGTTGAGATCGGCGATGTAGCGCTCGCTGTCGACATAGCGCAGGTTCGGGCGCAGGGCGGCGAGGGTTTCGGCACTGCGCTTGAGTCGGCTCGGCGCGCTGCGGGAGAGGTTGCGGCCCTGGTAGTTGAGCAGCACGGCGAGGGTTTCGTCGGGGGCGTCCAGCAGGCTGACGCCGCACTGGCCGAGACGCGCGCTCTGGTCGGCCTCGAACAGCAGGCTCCAGCTGTGGGGCAGCGGGCCGCCGAAGGCCTTTTCCGCCTGGGGCATGTTCACCGCCAGGCCGACGGCGCCCCAGAGGTAGGGCACGGCGTGCTGGTTGTTCGGGTCCATGGCGGCCAGCTTGCTCAGCAGCTGCTTGTCCAGGTGCTGGCGATTGGGCAGGAGGGAGAAGTCCAGCGGCTGCAGGCGACCTTCCTTGATCAGGCGCGGCAGGTCGTTGTGGGAGGGCACGGCGACATCGATGGGCTCGCCGCCGGCCAGGGCCTTGTCCAGTTCGTCGGCGCTGCTGAAGGTGTGGTATTCGACCTTGATGCCGGTTTCCTTCTGGAACTCCTCCAGCACCTCCGGGGCGATGTAGTCATTCCAGTTGTAGACGCGGATCGGGTCTTCGGCCTGGGCCAGTGCGGGGAGCAATGCGAGCAACAGCGGAGCGAGCAAACGGGGCATGACGTCCTCCCTGATAGAGCATGCGGGTTCTGGTTGTCTTGGCGTTCGGGTGCTGCAAGGCGCTACCAGCCGGGATGGCCCGCTGCGCCGGGTGTTGCAAAGGGTACAGATGCGACAACGCCGGCCCGGGGGCCGGCGTTGTGGACTCGCTTACACGGTATGCAGGTACCAGTTGTACTCGAGGTCGGAGATGGAGTGCTCGAACTCCTCCAGCTCACTTTCCTTACAGGCGACGAAGATGTCGATGTAGTCCGGGCTGATGTACTTGGCCAGGATTTCGCTGTCGTCCAGCTCGCGCAGGGCATCGCGCAGGTTGTTCGGCAGGCTCTGCTCCAGCTGTTCGTAGGAGTTGCCTTCGATGGGGGCGCCCGGCTCGACCTTGTTGGTCAGGCCGTGGTGGATACCCGCCAGGATGGCCGACATCATCAGGTAGGGGTTGGCGTCGGCGCCGGCCACGCGGTGCTCGATGCGCACGGCATCCGGGCTGCCGGTGGGCACGCGAACGGCCACGGTGCGGTTGTCCAGGCCCCAGCTCGGCGCGTTCGGCACGTAGAACTGCGCGCCGAAACGGCGGTAGGAGTTCACGTTCGGGCACAGGAAGCCCATGGACGCGGGCATGGTCTCGAGCACACCGCCGACTGCGTGACGCAAAGCGGCGTTCTGCTCGGGATCATCGGAAGCGAAGATGTTCTTGCCGGTCTTCTTGTCGATCAGCGAGATGTGCACGTGCAGGCCGTTGCCCGCCTGGCCCGGATAGGGCTTGGCCATGAAGGTGGTGTCCATTTCATGGTCGTAGGCGATGTTCTTGATCAGGCGCTTGAGCAGCACCGCGTAGTCGCACGCCTTCAGGGCGTCTTCGACGTGATGCATGTTGACTTCGAACTGGGCCGGGGCGCTTTCCTTGACGATGGCGTCGGCCGGGATGCCCTGGACCTTGGCGCCTTCGAGGATGTCCTGCAGGCAGTCGGCGTATTCGTCCAGATCGTCGATCAGGTACACCTGGGTGGACTGCGGGCGCTTGCCGGAAATGGGCGAACGCGGCGGCTGCGGACGGCCGTTGATGTTCTCCTGGTCGATCAGGTAGAACTCCAGCTCGAACGCGGCGCAGATGGTCAGGCCGAGTTCATCGAATTTTTCCACCACACGACGCAGCACCTCGCGTGGGTCGGCGAAGAAAGGTTCGCCTTCGAGTTCGTGCATGGTCATCAGCAGCTGCGCGGTCGGGCGCTTCTGCCAGGGTTCGTCGCTGAGGGTGCTGGGGATGGGATAGCAGATGCGGTCCGCGTCGCCGATGTCCAGGCCGAGGCCGGTGCTTTCGACGGTGGAACCGTTGATATCGAGAGCGAAGATCGAAGCGGGGAGGTTGATGCCTTTCTCGTAGACTTTGGTCAGGCTGGCGCGTTCGATTCGCTTGCCTCGCACCACTCCATTCATATCTGCAATCAACAGGTCGACGAACTGGACCTCAGGATGCTCCTTAAGGAATTCGTTCGCTTCTTGAAGCTGAACGGCACGCGGGGGTACCGACATGATGCAACACCTTTTTTGTTAAAAATATCAATCACGCTCTATCTAAGGTGTGAGTCAATCCGAATCACCCCCTGATGTCAAGCGAGCCCTATTTTGCCCCAAAAACGGGCTCGATGGCCAGTTTTGGGGCGTTTCGGGGCGCCCGAACCTCTCTCCGAACCTTGCCAGGCGTGGTGCTCAGCGGGGCGTGTTCAATTTTTTACAGTCCTATTGTGTAAAAAAATGAACAACGCTAAGCTCGGTCGAAACCCACAGACAGACAAATAAAACGGGTGTCTCATGTCTCGCCTGCCGTTGATAGGCGTATCCGCTTGCACCAGAGAGATCGGTCCTCAGACTTATCATATAGCTGGTGACAAGTATCTGCGTGCGGTAGCGGTTGGAGCCGGTGGAATTCCTCTGGTGATTCCAGCCCTCGCTGAACTGATGGACCAGGCGACTCTGCTGTCCGGCCTGGACGGTCTTCTCCTTACCGGCTCCCCTTCGAATGTGGAGCCCCATCAATATGAAGGCACCGCATCCGAGCCCGGCACCCGTCACGATCCCGCCCGGGATCGCACCACTCTGCCCCTTGTCCGCGCGGCCATCGAAGCCGGCATCCCCGTCCTGGGCATTTGCCGGGGCTTCCAGGAAATGAACGTGGCTTTCGGGGGCACCCTGCACCAGCGCGTGCATGAAGTAGAAGGATTCATGGATCACCGCGAGCCGGCCAACGAGCCGCGCGAGGTGCAATACGCTCCCCGTCATGCGCTGCATGTGCAGCCGGGCGGCGTACTCGATGGCATCGGCTTGCCGTCCGAGATTCAAGTCAACTCCATTCATGGCCAGGGCGTTGAACGTCTGGCGCCGGGCCTGCGTGTAGAGGCTCTGGCGCCCGATGGGTTGGTCGAGGCCTTTTCGGTCGAAGGCGCCAGGAGCTTTGCCCTGGGGGTGCAATGGCATCCCGAGTGGCAGGTGCAGACCAACCCGAACTATCTCGCCATCTTCCAGGCCTTTGGTGAGGCTTGCAGGGAGAAGGCGGGGAAACGCTGAGCGGGAGAGCTCTTCAGGAAAACGGCGAAGTTGCCGTGTCGCGCAGTTCGAACTGTACTGATCGCGCGGCCGGTGCCTCGATGGGTGCGTACGGCACGAACCTGCGGAAGCCTCTTAGCGAAG is part of the Pseudomonas lalkuanensis genome and harbors:
- the aguA gene encoding agmatine deiminase; this translates as MNTLNTLPRDDGFRMPAEWEPHTRTWMVWPERPDNWRLGGKPAQAAFTAVAKAIARFEPVTVCVSAGQYENARARLDEPNIRVVEISNDDAWVRDTGPTFVVNDQGEVRGVDWTFNAWGGFDGGLYFPWNRDDQVARKVLEIEGCKRYRTNGFVLEGGSIHVDGEGTLITTEECLLNRNRNPHLSREQIEAVLREQLAVETVIWLPDGLYNDETDGHVDNFCCYVRPGEVLLAWTDDPQDPNFPRCQAAMKVLESVRDAKGRQLVVHKMPIPGPIYATEEECAGVDLVEGTQDRDPSIRLAGSYVNFLIVNGGIIAPKFDDAKDATAEAILKRVFPQHEVVMVPGREILLGGGNIHCITQQQPAPRKR
- a CDS encoding TetR/AcrR family transcriptional regulator, with protein sequence MSRHATARKPRASSQLRIAGILDAARTLLAEQGVANLSIYSVAERAEMPPSSVYHFFSSVPAILEALTADVHAAFRACLQQPIEHDSLRHWQDLSRLVEERMLSIYAADAAARQLILAQHGLTEVTQADRQHDIELGRLMLALFERHFELPALPEDVDVFALAMELGDRVYARSVQLHGEITPRLAEEGMRVFDAYLGLYLPPFLPKRATAREI
- the ssuC gene encoding aliphatic sulfonate ABC transporter permease SsuC: MKLDSILLRLAPWALPVALLAIWQVAVETGLLSTRILPAPSAVLAAGWELLSSGEIWTHLAISGWRAGIGFTIGGGLGLLLGFVTGLSKWGERLLDSSVQMIRNVPHLALIPLVILWFGIDESAKIFLVALGTLFPIYLNTYHGIRNVDPALVEMARSYGLSGFALFRQVILPGALPSILVGVRFALGFMWLTLIVAETISASSGIGYLAMNAREFLQTDVVVLAILLYAVLGKLADVAARGLERVWLRWHPAYQAKGGAA
- a CDS encoding TOBE domain-containing protein, whose protein sequence is MTIKAINVRNQFKGTIKEIIEGPVLSEIDVQTAAGIVTSVITTRSVRELELGIGSEVIAFVKSTEVSIAKL
- the ssuD gene encoding FMNH2-dependent alkanesulfonate monooxygenase produces the protein MSLNIFWFLPTHGDGHYLGTSEGARAVDHGYLQQIAQAADRLGFGGVLIPTGRSCEDSWLVAASLIPVTQRLKFLVALRPGIISPTVAARQAATLDRLSGGRALFNLVTGGDPDELAADGLHLNHEERYEASVEFTRIWRRVLEGETVDYDGKHIQVKGAKLFYPPLQQPRPPLYFGGSSEAAQDLAAEQVELYLTWGEPPAAVKEKIEQVRAKAAKQGRTVRFGIRLHVIVRETNEAAWAAADRLIENLDDATIAKAQAAFARFDSVGQQRMAALHNGRRDKLEVSPNLWAGVGLVRGGAGTALVGDGPTVAARVKEYADLGIDTFIFSGYPHLEESYRVAELLFPHLDVARPRTNDGLGFVSPFGEMVANEALPEPKLHKLASQS
- a CDS encoding polyamine ABC transporter substrate-binding protein — protein: MPRLLAPLLLALLPALAQAEDPIRVYNWNDYIAPEVLEEFQKETGIKVEYHTFSSADELDKALAGGEPIDVAVPSHNDLPRLIKEGRLQPLDFSLLPNRQHLDKQLLSKLAAMDPNNQHAVPYLWGAVGLAVNMPQAEKAFGGPLPHSWSLLFEADQSARLGQCGVSLLDAPDETLAVLLNYQGRNLSRSAPSRLKRSAETLAALRPNLRYVDSERYIADLNAGKLCVAMAWVGDALNAAAAGQPVSFMVPDEGSVLFIDNLTIPTSARRADLAHRFIDFMLRPQVAAKVTSATLYPSGNADARQYLDAGLRDQPGLYPDKETKRRLFPVEPVPDKLSATRDEVWTAFREGNK
- a CDS encoding glutamine synthetase family protein yields the protein MSVPPRAVQLQEANEFLKEHPEVQFVDLLIADMNGVVRGKRIERASLTKVYEKGINLPASIFALDINGSTVESTGLGLDIGDADRICYPIPSTLSDEPWQKRPTAQLLMTMHELEGEPFFADPREVLRRVVEKFDELGLTICAAFELEFYLIDQENINGRPQPPRSPISGKRPQSTQVYLIDDLDEYADCLQDILEGAKVQGIPADAIVKESAPAQFEVNMHHVEDALKACDYAVLLKRLIKNIAYDHEMDTTFMAKPYPGQAGNGLHVHISLIDKKTGKNIFASDDPEQNAALRHAVGGVLETMPASMGFLCPNVNSYRRFGAQFYVPNAPSWGLDNRTVAVRVPTGSPDAVRIEHRVAGADANPYLMMSAILAGIHHGLTNKVEPGAPIEGNSYEQLEQSLPNNLRDALRELDDSEILAKYISPDYIDIFVACKESELEEFEHSISDLEYNWYLHTV
- a CDS encoding gamma-glutamyl-gamma-aminobutyrate hydrolase family protein; translated protein: MSRLPLIGVSACTREIGPQTYHIAGDKYLRAVAVGAGGIPLVIPALAELMDQATLLSGLDGLLLTGSPSNVEPHQYEGTASEPGTRHDPARDRTTLPLVRAAIEAGIPVLGICRGFQEMNVAFGGTLHQRVHEVEGFMDHREPANEPREVQYAPRHALHVQPGGVLDGIGLPSEIQVNSIHGQGVERLAPGLRVEALAPDGLVEAFSVEGARSFALGVQWHPEWQVQTNPNYLAIFQAFGEACREKAGKR
- the ssuB gene encoding aliphatic sulfonates ABC transporter ATP-binding protein, coding for MTAAQAPQRLKRGIPLALRGIGKSFGEREVLKGIDLLIPAGQFVAVVGRSGCGKSTLLRLLAGLDQPSRGELLAGSAPLEDAREDTRLMFQDSRLLPWKRVIDNVGLGLSGNWRPRALEALEAVGLADRAQEWPAALSGGQKQRVALARALIHQPRLLLLDEPLGALDALTRIEMQQLIERLWQQHGFTVLLVTHDVNEAVAVADRVILIEEGAIGLDLPVELQRPRARGSARLAALEAEVLDRVLALPPAPPEPEPLSPLPTQLRWAL
- the aguB gene encoding N-carbamoylputrescine amidase codes for the protein MSRIVTVAATQMACSWNRAANIANAEKLVRQAAAKGAQIILIQELFETPYFCQKPNPDYLQLATPTENNEAIAHFQNVAKELQVVLPISYFEQAGRARFNSIAIIDADGANLGVYRKSHIPDGPGYHEKYYFNPGDTGFKVWNTRYARIGVGICWDQWFPEAARSMALLGAEILFYPTAIGSEPHDASITSRDHWQRVQQGHAGANLMPLVASNRIGKEEQDGYDITFYGSSFIADQFGKKVEELNETEEGILVHSFDLDRLEHVRSAWGVFRDRRPNLYSPIKTLDGSLES
- a CDS encoding sulfonate ABC transporter substrate-binding protein, whose translation is MRTITLRRSLAALFAAALAFGAITQAQAETLRIGYQKYGTLVLLKAKGTLEKRLADQGIEVKWTEFPGGPQLLEGLNVGSIDFGVTGETPPVFAQAAGADLLYVAYEPPAPQSEAILVPKGSPIQSVKELAGKKVALNKGSNVHYLLVRALEEAGLKYSDIQPVYLPPADARAAFERGSVDAWVIWDPFQAAAEKQLEARTLRNGEGLVDNHQFYLATRTYAQKHPQVINTLIEEVRAVGEDSKADPDKVTEQVAPLLGLPKEITSIAVKRQGYGAQPLSPEVVTAQQKIADTFTALKLIPKKLSIADVIWTPPAKVAQQ